Proteins encoded by one window of Bubalus bubalis isolate 160015118507 breed Murrah chromosome 4, NDDB_SH_1, whole genome shotgun sequence:
- the LOC102393565 gene encoding LOW QUALITY PROTEIN: olfactory receptor 5D14-like (The sequence of the model RefSeq protein was modified relative to this genomic sequence to represent the inferred CDS: inserted 1 base in 1 codon): MTARNLSLETTFALLGFTDYPELQIPLFLVFLIMYIITVVGNLGMMVIIKINPKFHXPMYFFLSHLSFVDFCYSSIVTPKLLGNLVMADKSILYTSCMLQYFLSCTAVVTESFLLAMMAYDHFVAICNPLLYTVVMSQRLCALLVSGSYLWGMFGPLVLLCYALQLSFSGHTVINHFFCEYIALIAVSSSNTHIPHLLLFAFATFNEVSTLLIILTSYVFIFVTVLNIRSASGCHKAFSTCASHLTAITIFHGTILSLYCVPNSKNSRQTVKVASVFYTVVNPMLNPLIYSLRNKDVKDAFQKLIDTKASFH, translated from the exons ATGACTGCAAGAAATCTGAGTCTGGAGACAACGTTTGCTCTCTTGGGTTTCACAGATTACCCAGAGCTTCAGATTCCTCTCTTCCTAGTGTTTCTGATCATGTACATTATCACTGTGGTAGGAAATCTGGGCATGATGGTAATCATCAAAATTAACCCTAAGTTTC accccatgtactttttccttagTCATCtttcttttgttgatttttgttactCTTCCATTGTTACTCCCAAGCTGCTCGGGAACTTGGTCATGGCTGATAAGAGCATTTTATATACTAGCTGCATGCTGCAGTACTTCCTGTCCTGCACTGCTGTGGTGACTGAGTCTTTCCTGTTGGCAATGATGGCCTATGACCACTTTGTGGCCATCTGTAACCCTCTGCTTTACACAGTGGTCATGTCACAGAGGCTGTGTGCCCTGCTGGTGTCTGGGTCATATCTCTGGGGCATGTTTGGTCCGTTGGTACTCCTTTGCTATGCCCTTCAATTAAGCTTTTCTGGACATACGGTGATCAATCACTTTTTCTGTGAATACATTGCTCTCATTGCTGTCTCAAGCTCCAATACACACATCCCCCACCTGCTGCTCTTTGCCTTTGCCACCTTCAATGAGGTGAGTACACTTCTGATCATCCTCACTTcctatgtctttatttttgtcaCTGTGCTAAACATCCGTTCTGCCAGTGGATGTCACAAAGCTTTCTCCACCTGTGCATCTCACCTGACTGCCATTACCATCTTCCACGGGACAATCCTTTCTCTCTACTGTGTGCCCAATTCCAAGAACTCTCGACAAACTGTCAAGGTGGCCTCTGTGTTCTATACAGTGGTCAACCCCATGCTGAACCCTCtgatctacagcctgaggaataAAGATGTGAAGGATGCCTTCCAAAAATTAATAGACACAAAAGCCTCATTTCACTGA